The Methanobacteriaceae archaeon genome includes a region encoding these proteins:
- a CDS encoding class I SAM-dependent methyltransferase, whose translation MKQCITNPNEVDWVNFWAERLENKIDKNWDEAAPGFYKRTRKEDYQTALFDKLILDENDVVLDVGCGEGSITIPIAKQVKKVIGVDSSPKMLEYLEKRAKDNDVDNIETILKPIEDITYDEIGDVDVVVCSRSLNGIVPIDKTLLELDKIANKYVFITIFGPENKKLEKDFEKEIGIKTEDFPDYDYFFNILFNLGIYANVERFDLNNYKKYNSIDEAMDNGKFRIELYDDGQKDLLRKYLQKALTYDEESKKYYNVKDKADWILIWWKK comes from the coding sequence ATGAAACAATGTATTACTAATCCAAATGAAGTTGATTGGGTTAATTTCTGGGCTGAGCGCTTAGAAAACAAAATTGATAAAAACTGGGATGAAGCAGCACCTGGATTTTATAAAAGAACAAGAAAAGAGGATTATCAAACTGCATTATTTGATAAATTAATTCTTGATGAAAATGATGTTGTTTTGGATGTTGGATGTGGTGAAGGATCAATTACAATTCCAATAGCTAAACAGGTTAAAAAAGTAATTGGAGTAGATTCTTCTCCTAAAATGCTGGAATATCTTGAAAAAAGAGCTAAAGACAATGATGTGGATAATATTGAAACCATCTTAAAACCGATTGAAGATATTACTTATGATGAAATCGGAGATGTTGATGTAGTTGTATGCTCAAGATCACTTAACGGTATTGTTCCTATTGATAAAACATTATTAGAGCTTGATAAAATTGCAAATAAATATGTTTTTATCACTATTTTTGGGCCTGAAAACAAAAAACTTGAAAAGGACTTTGAAAAGGAAATCGGAATTAAAACAGAAGATTTCCCGGACTATGATTACTTCTTTAATATATTGTTTAACCTTGGAATCTATGCTAATGTTGAGAGATTTGACTTAAACAACTATAAAAAATACAACAGTATAGATGAAGCAATGGATAATGGTAAATTCAGAATTGAATTGTATGATGATGGTCAAAAAGACCTTTTAAGAAAGTATTTACAAAAAGCCCTAACCTATGATGAGGAGTCTAAAAAATATTATAATGTCAAGGATAAGGCAGACTGGATTTTAATCTGGTGGAAAAAATAG
- a CDS encoding cupin domain-containing protein, giving the protein MSEDIKSKALKTQSLIDYQKDSVVSKEIIKKELGTVTVFAFDKGQGLSEHSAPFDAMVQIIDGEAEITISGVKHTVKAGEMIIMPADEPHALQAVNCPYKMILTMIKSN; this is encoded by the coding sequence ATGAGCGAGGATATAAAATCCAAAGCATTAAAAACACAATCCTTAATTGACTATCAAAAAGATAGTGTAGTAAGTAAAGAAATTATTAAAAAAGAGTTAGGAACTGTTACAGTTTTTGCTTTTGACAAAGGTCAAGGCTTATCTGAACATTCTGCTCCTTTTGATGCAATGGTTCAAATTATTGACGGGGAAGCTGAAATTACAATTTCCGGTGTAAAACATACTGTCAAAGCAGGTGAAATGATTATCATGCCTGCAGATGAACCACACGCACTTCAGGCAGTAAACTGCCCATACAAAATGATTTTAACAATGATAAAATCAAATTAA
- the hcp gene encoding hydroxylamine reductase: MANDLDMFCYQCSQTAKGTGCTVSGVCGKNATVARLQDNLIFTLKGISAYNYNANVLGKKDPEIDAFLTKGLYTTLTNVNFDAQDLVGLALEAGKVSVDVMRLLKDAHIEAYGEPQPVEVKVGAQEGPAIIVTGHDLKALEELLKQVEGTDIKVYTHSEMLPAHGYPGLNKYENLAGQLGGAWHDQRAIFKKYNAAIVGTSNCVLPAHEDYKQRMFTMDVAKLEDVKTIENYDFSEVIECAKSLGSLEAEELTTVTTGWSAGAVIEHADAIKKLVLEGKISRFFVVGGCDKASKQNNYYREFVQNLPEDTVILTLACGKFKFNDLDLGDIEGIPRLLDLGQCNDTIVAVDIALALCELFDMELNELPLTIVLSWMEQKAAAVLWALLYLGKTDMWIGPVLPAWCNEDILNVLVENYNLTPTSGNALVDIKKIMGE, from the coding sequence ATGGCAAATGATTTAGATATGTTTTGTTACCAATGTTCCCAGACTGCTAAAGGCACAGGATGTACTGTAAGTGGAGTTTGCGGTAAAAATGCAACCGTTGCAAGATTACAGGACAATCTTATCTTCACCTTAAAAGGAATTAGTGCATACAACTACAATGCAAATGTTTTAGGTAAAAAAGACCCTGAAATAGACGCATTTTTAACCAAAGGTTTGTACACCACACTTACCAATGTTAACTTCGATGCACAGGATTTAGTTGGCTTAGCTCTTGAAGCTGGAAAAGTAAGTGTTGATGTAATGAGATTACTCAAAGATGCGCACATTGAAGCTTACGGCGAACCACAACCGGTTGAAGTAAAAGTAGGTGCACAAGAAGGACCAGCAATTATTGTAACCGGTCACGACTTAAAAGCTCTTGAAGAGTTATTAAAACAGGTAGAAGGAACTGACATTAAAGTCTACACCCACTCTGAAATGTTACCAGCACACGGATATCCTGGACTTAACAAGTATGAAAACTTGGCAGGTCAGTTAGGTGGTGCATGGCACGATCAAAGAGCTATCTTTAAAAAATACAATGCAGCTATTGTTGGAACCAGTAACTGTGTATTACCAGCTCATGAAGACTACAAACAAAGAATGTTCACTATGGACGTAGCTAAACTTGAAGATGTAAAAACCATTGAAAACTACGACTTTAGTGAAGTAATCGAATGTGCTAAATCTCTTGGATCACTTGAAGCAGAAGAATTAACCACTGTTACTACCGGTTGGAGTGCAGGAGCAGTTATTGAACATGCAGATGCAATCAAAAAACTTGTACTTGAAGGTAAAATCAGCAGATTCTTCGTTGTTGGAGGATGTGACAAAGCATCCAAACAAAACAACTACTACAGAGAATTTGTACAAAACTTACCAGAAGATACCGTTATCTTAACCTTAGCATGTGGAAAATTCAAATTCAACGACCTTGACTTAGGAGACATTGAAGGAATTCCAAGATTATTAGATTTAGGTCAATGTAACGATACCATTGTTGCAGTAGACATTGCATTAGCTTTATGTGAATTATTCGACATGGAATTAAACGAATTACCATTAACAATCGTTTTAAGTTGGATGGAACAAAAAGCAGCTGCAGTACTTTGGGCATTACTCTATCTTGGAAAAACCGACATGTGGATTGGACCAGTTCTTCCTGCATGGTGTAACGAAGACATCTTAAACGTATTAGTTGAAAACTACAACTTAACTCCTACATCAGGAAATGCACTTGTAGATATTAAAAAAATTATGGGAGAATAA
- a CDS encoding helix-turn-helix domain-containing protein produces the protein MNVAVLKKLGLTMYEAQAYVTLTSLISSTATEISEKSGIPRSKIYEVLKGLVQKEYVDVEDGRPLTYNVRSPVEVLSGEKTRLNEQIDDTISSLTYVYENGMSQVQAPIWRIYGVERIISREIEIIERARTSINMRIGFLLEGEGEALVRAFRKRRNFKINILASPTCYINDEPFDIVGFFEENGIEVYKADIPFAKVLISDSKEMMHIYAKFSEDKRTVIPESTIGILNKYEDIAKNYDERFMNQLNKIQNKNGNK, from the coding sequence ATGAATGTAGCTGTACTTAAGAAGTTAGGCCTAACTATGTATGAGGCTCAAGCATATGTAACACTCACTTCATTAATCTCATCAACTGCAACAGAAATATCTGAAAAATCAGGCATTCCTCGCAGTAAAATATATGAGGTTTTGAAGGGTCTTGTCCAAAAGGAATATGTTGATGTTGAAGACGGAAGACCATTGACTTATAATGTAAGATCACCTGTTGAAGTTTTAAGCGGTGAAAAAACAAGATTAAATGAACAGATTGATGATACAATTTCAAGTCTCACATATGTTTATGAAAATGGAATGTCTCAGGTTCAAGCACCAATCTGGAGAATTTATGGTGTTGAGAGAATTATCAGCCGAGAAATCGAAATCATTGAAAGAGCACGCACATCTATAAACATGAGAATTGGTTTTTTACTTGAAGGTGAGGGTGAAGCACTTGTCAGGGCATTTAGAAAAAGAAGAAACTTTAAGATAAATATTCTTGCATCACCGACATGTTATATCAATGATGAACCCTTTGATATTGTTGGATTTTTTGAGGAAAATGGAATTGAAGTTTACAAAGCAGATATTCCATTTGCAAAGGTTTTAATTTCTGATTCAAAGGAAATGATGCATATTTATGCAAAGTTTAGTGAAGATAAAAGAACTGTAATTCCCGAATCTACAATAGGTATTCTAAATAAATACGAAGACATTGCAAAAAACTATGATGAGCGGTTTATGAATCAGTTG